The Pyrodictium delaneyi genome contains a region encoding:
- a CDS encoding type II secretion system F family protein: MEALERLGERFNPDLRYHVLGSGLSSSLERYTLAYLVVMVIVVSSVAMIVWIALYLRLGVQPVIASIAALGAAFASFVLMLALYIAIPVVAYKNRGGRLEPRFLLFAEALATKLLAGAGLAESFMRLYEKELKELREFRIELEYIASGIKAGMPVETVLEEAARITPVYSLRRLLAGLSAAARTGTGVNEIVLSSITEYLYGLEVEIEKLSSSLGAILEVFVAVSVMLPVAIGVVGLLLVFQPIPGLSFDSLLFLSTFILVPMMSAAVIVIVDSMVSRIRV, translated from the coding sequence GTGGAGGCGCTCGAGAGGCTGGGAGAAAGGTTTAACCCCGACCTACGCTACCACGTACTAGGGTCCGGGCTCTCATCCAGTCTGGAACGTTACACCTTAGCCTACCTAGTAGTCATGGTCATCGTTGTTTCCTCTGTTGCTATGATTGTCTGGATAGCCTTGTACCTAAGACTCGGAGTTCAGCCAGTTATAGCAAGCATTGCCGCCTTAGGAGCCGCATTCGCATCATTTGTATTGATGTTGGCGCTCTACATTGCTATACCTGTTGTCGCGTATAAAAACCGTGGAGGACGTCTAGAGCCTCGGTTCCTGCTCTTCGCCGAGGCGCTGGCTACGAAGCTTCTCGCAGGTGCCGGGCTCGCCGAGTCATTTATGAGACTCTACGAGAAGGAGCTGAAGGAGCTCCGTGAGTTCCGCATTGAGCTCGAGTACATAGCTTCCGGTATTAAGGCTGGGATGCCAGTGGAAACCGTCCTCGAGGAGGCTGCGCGAATCACTCCAGTGTATAGTCTCCGTAGACTTCTAGCAGGGCTTTCTGCCGCTGCTCGGACGGGAACTGGCGTCAATGAGATAGTCTTATCGTCTATAACGGAGTACCTCTACGGCTTAGAAGTAGAGATAGAGAAGCTCTCCAGTAGCCTGGGGGCTATACTTGAGGTCTTCGTAGCGGTTAGTGTAATGCTCCCCGTAGCCATAGGCGTCGTTGGGCTCTTGTTAGTGTTCCAGCCTATACCGGGGCTGAGCTTCGACAGCCTATTGTTCCTCTCTACTTTTATACTTGTCCCAATGATGAGCGCTGCTGTGATAGTAATAGTTGACTCCATGGTGTCGAGAATTAGAGTCTAG
- a CDS encoding type II secretion system F family protein, producing MDETATKVAVALLAIASAVAWLLAYPLLAGRLATILGVDWLIPRHSFKLFYMIPVVTDKGTMIQLAGALATASLPVYIYARRTARLIDILDEELAEFLSTYAGLAASSGSTADALLRAARVLKPPLALYVERMARIYRTTGDLDKAFEEAFRRAPRRIRLLARSIVTASKSGGMIHEVLTAAATHSRESRRLMKMTQSRLSEYSFVVSLASLTYAVAAGIVQALVEKTAMSSIPGFGGAVDTAILAGLYFYSLNTIVLASAIVIAKVVHNYTLLASKYVVLLTLASMAAYLLSPTIVR from the coding sequence ATGGATGAGACAGCTACCAAGGTTGCTGTAGCACTGTTGGCCATAGCATCTGCCGTTGCCTGGCTACTAGCCTACCCCTTGTTAGCTGGAAGGCTAGCCACCATACTTGGCGTCGACTGGCTAATACCCCGGCATAGCTTCAAACTATTCTACATGATTCCAGTTGTCACCGACAAGGGAACTATGATACAGCTTGCAGGCGCTCTTGCCACAGCCTCTCTACCAGTCTACATCTACGCGCGACGCACTGCAAGACTAATAGACATACTCGACGAAGAGCTTGCCGAGTTCCTCTCGACGTACGCTGGACTAGCCGCCTCCAGCGGCTCTACTGCCGATGCGTTGCTCCGTGCTGCTCGAGTGCTTAAACCCCCCCTAGCTCTCTACGTGGAGCGAATGGCCAGGATATACCGCACCACCGGCGACCTTGACAAGGCTTTTGAGGAAGCATTCCGCCGTGCACCCCGCAGAATAAGACTACTAGCACGAAGCATTGTGACTGCCTCAAAGAGTGGCGGCATGATACACGAGGTCCTCACAGCTGCTGCCACGCACTCAAGAGAGAGCAGGAGACTGATGAAAATGACCCAGTCCAGGCTCTCAGAGTATAGCTTCGTGGTTTCGCTAGCCTCACTCACCTACGCAGTAGCAGCCGGCATAGTCCAAGCATTAGTGGAGAAAACAGCCATGAGCAGCATACCCGGGTTCGGCGGGGCAGTCGATACGGCCATACTTGCTGGCCTCTATTTCTATTCATTGAACACAATAGTATTGGCATCAGCTATTGTCATAGCAAAAGTCGTCCACAACTATACACTCCTTGCCTCAAAGTATGTTGTCCTGTTAACTCTCGCCAGTATGGCTGCCTATCTTCTCTCCCCCACAATAGTTAGATAG
- a CDS encoding ParB N-terminal domain-containing protein → MQRASLRQAYRISLVPIDALRPHEEVVEDHVKKIAEDIRRRSRLLYPVLVDAKTMVILDGHHRVAALRQLGAKYVPAVLVEYDSPCVEVGSWRPNISVDKSLVVRAGLEKKLLPPKTSRHRVCFEIPRVDTPLKVLLS, encoded by the coding sequence GTGCAGAGAGCAAGTCTCCGGCAAGCCTACCGCATCAGTCTAGTCCCAATAGACGCCCTGCGCCCACATGAGGAGGTAGTAGAGGATCACGTCAAGAAGATAGCCGAAGATATCCGTCGTCGTAGTCGCCTACTATACCCAGTACTGGTAGACGCCAAGACCATGGTTATACTTGATGGACACCACCGGGTGGCAGCACTGCGCCAGCTCGGTGCGAAGTATGTACCAGCAGTACTGGTAGAGTACGACTCGCCCTGTGTAGAGGTCGGCTCGTGGAGACCCAACATAAGTGTCGACAAGAGCCTAGTAGTTAGGGCTGGACTTGAGAAGAAGCTACTCCCACCTAAGACAAGCCGGCACCGTGTCTGCTTCGAGATACCCCGAGTAGACACCCCCCTCAAGGTGCTCCTTAGTTAG
- a CDS encoding PLP-dependent cysteine synthase family protein, giving the protein MAGFILVPIEELDAGARPNLQELLGVMAELLQKNSLTSAIPVDSSGKVLGEEARRIYWSLRLLGVRRIPASRDKTVPIELKLEDLGFYDDIDPAPMRVFRDTMELLYRGWPTPLVGLRSLSGDGFRVWAKLEWYNPYSMSVKDRIGWYMVKQALENGWRGDKVYEATSTNTGMALAAMAAIHGFKVRLYIPRVIQKASDTLLRALGAEVIRTEKPLTVDLLEDVRRDAARDRALHIDQFGNDANFLVHLRYTAKELELQLRTAGVNPRGIVGGIGTSGHMAAITFYFKNRVGGTKIYMVQPAKGEVIPGIRRVETGMKWIHWVKPDAVVEVTRREAIEALLTVARRDGILPGLSSGAVAAAFMKLRDRGELEEGDYVLVFPDNGFKYVEQLNEYFESQSTAGN; this is encoded by the coding sequence GTGGCCGGATTCATACTTGTACCCATAGAGGAGCTAGACGCTGGAGCACGGCCTAATCTCCAAGAGCTACTAGGCGTTATGGCCGAGCTTCTACAGAAAAACAGCCTGACCTCTGCAATACCCGTTGATAGCAGCGGTAAAGTGCTAGGCGAGGAAGCACGACGGATCTACTGGTCGCTGAGACTGCTCGGCGTTCGTCGCATCCCAGCATCACGTGACAAAACGGTACCTATTGAGCTGAAGCTCGAGGATCTAGGGTTCTACGACGACATTGATCCCGCCCCGATGAGGGTCTTCCGGGACACTATGGAGCTGTTGTACCGGGGCTGGCCTACGCCGCTAGTAGGACTGCGTAGCCTCTCGGGGGACGGGTTCCGGGTATGGGCTAAGCTGGAGTGGTACAATCCCTACAGCATGAGCGTGAAGGACCGTATAGGCTGGTACATGGTCAAGCAAGCCCTTGAGAACGGTTGGCGCGGCGACAAAGTGTACGAGGCTACATCAACTAACACGGGTATGGCACTAGCCGCCATGGCCGCTATACATGGGTTCAAGGTACGGCTGTACATCCCCCGCGTTATACAGAAGGCTAGTGACACGCTGCTACGTGCTCTCGGCGCCGAGGTGATAAGAACCGAGAAACCACTCACTGTCGACCTCCTCGAAGATGTACGGAGGGACGCTGCCCGGGACAGGGCTCTCCACATCGACCAGTTCGGCAACGATGCTAACTTCTTGGTGCACCTGCGCTATACTGCTAAGGAGCTCGAGCTACAGCTACGCACAGCCGGGGTAAATCCCCGAGGCATAGTGGGCGGCATAGGGACCTCCGGCCACATGGCAGCGATAACGTTCTACTTCAAGAACCGGGTCGGCGGCACGAAGATCTACATGGTTCAGCCAGCCAAGGGCGAGGTGATACCCGGTATACGCAGGGTCGAGACCGGCATGAAGTGGATACACTGGGTCAAACCTGACGCCGTGGTAGAGGTCACGAGACGCGAGGCGATAGAAGCACTACTGACTGTGGCTCGCCGGGACGGCATTCTACCCGGCCTCAGCAGCGGCGCCGTAGCAGCAGCCTTCATGAAGCTCAGGGACCGTGGAGAGCTGGAGGAAGGCGATTACGTCCTCGTCTTCCCCGACAACGGCTTCAAATACGTGGAGCAGCTCAACGAATACTTCGAGAGCCAGAGCACAGCTGGGAACTAG
- a CDS encoding aminotransferase class V-fold PLP-dependent enzyme: protein MPGIGFLLDYESIRTDFPIFQEKPGLVYLDNAATTQKPHRVIEAVDRFYWHSNANVARGLYELAVEATRLYEEAHETIARFIGARSPGEIIFTRNASDSANMAAYMLLLNNVIRRGSKIVATVMEHHSNLLPWRTVARLAGARLELAPVRQENGRLDLDVLLSMIDDQTTVVTLTHASNVLGYVNPVREIAREAHRHGALVVVDAAQSTPHMRIDVYSLEADMLFFSGHKMLGPTGIGVLWIRSDHLEEMEPAFQGGGIVKSVRLEDGELKVDFAESPWKFEPGTPHIAGAVGLAEAAKYLAEIGMDKVEAHEKTLLEYALKRLREVPGFQPVSWETQDRLGIVAFNIEGQAPHAVALALGMEGVAVRAGFHCAEPLHRSLGLERGTVRASFYIYNGPEDIDRLAKVLEKLTKTA, encoded by the coding sequence GTGCCAGGTATAGGTTTCCTCTTAGACTACGAGAGCATTCGCACAGACTTCCCCATATTCCAGGAGAAGCCGGGGCTAGTCTACCTCGACAACGCCGCTACTACACAGAAGCCGCACCGCGTCATAGAGGCTGTCGACCGGTTCTACTGGCATAGCAATGCGAACGTAGCCCGGGGGCTCTACGAGCTGGCTGTAGAGGCTACCCGGCTCTACGAGGAGGCCCACGAGACCATAGCCAGGTTCATAGGCGCCCGGAGCCCCGGCGAGATAATATTCACACGCAACGCGAGCGACTCCGCCAACATGGCCGCATACATGCTGCTACTCAACAACGTGATCCGGAGGGGCAGCAAGATAGTGGCCACTGTGATGGAGCACCATAGCAACCTACTGCCCTGGAGGACTGTTGCCCGGCTCGCCGGGGCCCGCCTGGAGCTAGCTCCCGTGCGCCAGGAGAACGGGAGGCTAGACCTAGACGTATTACTCAGTATGATCGACGACCAGACAACGGTAGTGACTCTAACACATGCTAGCAACGTGCTGGGCTACGTTAATCCAGTTCGGGAGATAGCCCGGGAGGCACACCGTCACGGCGCCCTAGTGGTGGTCGACGCGGCGCAGAGTACACCCCACATGAGGATAGACGTATACAGCCTCGAGGCCGACATGCTGTTCTTCAGTGGACACAAGATGCTCGGCCCCACGGGTATAGGTGTGCTCTGGATACGGAGCGACCATCTAGAGGAGATGGAGCCAGCATTCCAGGGCGGCGGCATAGTCAAGAGTGTCCGGCTCGAGGACGGCGAGCTCAAGGTCGATTTCGCGGAGTCCCCTTGGAAGTTCGAGCCCGGGACACCACACATAGCCGGAGCCGTCGGTCTAGCCGAGGCCGCCAAGTACCTAGCAGAGATAGGCATGGACAAGGTAGAGGCGCACGAGAAGACCCTCCTAGAGTATGCGCTGAAGAGGCTAAGGGAAGTGCCGGGCTTCCAGCCAGTGAGCTGGGAGACCCAGGACAGGCTAGGGATAGTAGCCTTCAACATCGAGGGCCAGGCGCCACACGCCGTCGCGCTAGCTCTAGGCATGGAGGGGGTAGCTGTACGCGCCGGCTTCCACTGTGCCGAGCCGCTGCACCGTAGCCTAGGCCTCGAGCGGGGCACCGTACGGGCTAGCTTCTACATATACAACGGACCCGAAGACATAGACCGCCTCGCTAAGGTCCTTGAAAAGTTGACGAAGACGGCTTGA
- a CDS encoding helix-turn-helix domain-containing protein, with protein MSTINKSLITPSVCEEYVTRYSRLIRIAVAIHLVKKHGVTQLKAAKLTGVQQPLLNYVLRGHRRPQGLDELEKLSGFSELVEWISQRLLKGEPIDMCTICRQLLSLMGKTCPTERPKYQQVK; from the coding sequence ATGTCAACTATAAATAAATCGCTGATAACACCATCTGTTTGCGAAGAGTACGTAACCCGGTACTCCCGGCTCATTAGGATAGCCGTCGCTATACACCTAGTAAAGAAACATGGCGTTACCCAGCTAAAAGCAGCCAAACTCACGGGAGTACAACAACCACTTCTCAACTATGTACTCCGTGGTCATCGACGCCCTCAGGGACTAGACGAGCTAGAAAAGTTGTCAGGCTTCAGCGAGCTAGTAGAGTGGATATCCCAGCGTCTCCTCAAAGGGGAACCCATAGACATGTGTACCATATGTCGTCAATTACTCAGTTTGATGGGTAAAACCTGTCCAACAGAGCGGCCAAAATATCAACAAGTGAAATGA
- a CDS encoding DUF2795 domain-containing protein, with protein MPRRGINWAVEVLRRIKGLEFPVTKEQLREKLRDFYYYGIPATRILDEVEKESFASPAELLKELAEAIRRLEERGELPVTARRGINWAAEVLKRIRGLSFPASKEQVKERLAGLAWHGVNIERILDEVERESFASPAELLKELAEAIRRLEERGELQVAQH; from the coding sequence ATGCCGAGGAGGGGTATCAACTGGGCAGTTGAGGTCCTCCGGAGGATTAAGGGGCTAGAATTCCCAGTGACTAAGGAGCAGCTACGCGAGAAGCTCAGGGACTTCTACTACTACGGTATACCGGCGACCCGGATCCTCGACGAGGTAGAGAAGGAGAGCTTTGCTAGCCCGGCTGAACTCCTAAAGGAACTGGCAGAGGCTATACGGAGGCTTGAGGAGCGTGGAGAACTACCGGTGACTGCTAGGAGGGGCATTAACTGGGCTGCTGAGGTGCTGAAGAGGATACGCGGCTTAAGCTTCCCCGCATCCAAGGAGCAGGTGAAGGAGAGACTCGCTGGGCTGGCTTGGCACGGCGTTAACATTGAGAGAATCCTCGACGAGGTGGAGAGGGAGAGTTTCGCTAGCCCGGCTGAGCTCCTAAAGGAGCTAGCGGAGGCAATAAGGAGGCTTGAGGAGAGAGGCGAGCTGCAGGTAGCCCAACACTAG
- a CDS encoding RAD55 family ATPase codes for MKAEDLMKELGGITRRVEIVPSGIYGLDRLLNGGFPRGAVVLLAGNPGTGKSTFAAKFLYEGARRFKEPGIYLNFVEPRNDFLNHMAMLGMDFESLEKDGLFHYVEALTIVDEDALISQLEEVLRLVDEVKARRIVIDSITAMLQIVRDKAKIRELLQNFFVNGLKPLGVTSILIAEHPYGARVVGYGIEEFIVDAVFILRFQIEQGKLQRILELRKARWAPIHQAELPFYMRPGVVIEISLPEEPEEVPPFDITKTYDLCKLLGSLRVNDRYLIRITAPGSEQETQAALRAICRVLSIPRGAQVLIGLSTTVNSRLVTSMLATSFIMSEPISVLVISFKSSPQAISNMARCMLDMSSKGRNTASKLRQLHVISLNPSAYTVNELNDIMHLAMEKIRPEIAIFEGLEILKAMVEERELLFNLYNMLLRNKRNGITGFYLYSLPMRSAMSELDLAAMFDMGMYLETSPGRLSDYYNEKRYSGLTLDMGVEVYHQLAHIHFNMSVDTQKLAELHCIG; via the coding sequence ATGAAGGCGGAAGATTTGATGAAGGAATTAGGTGGAATAACTAGGCGCGTCGAGATAGTGCCATCTGGGATCTATGGGCTTGACCGCTTGTTAAACGGTGGGTTTCCTCGCGGCGCCGTCGTACTTCTTGCCGGCAATCCAGGTACCGGAAAGTCTACATTTGCCGCAAAATTCCTTTATGAAGGAGCACGACGATTCAAGGAACCAGGTATATACCTTAACTTTGTTGAACCACGTAACGACTTTCTCAACCACATGGCCATGCTTGGCATGGATTTTGAGTCTCTAGAAAAGGATGGCCTCTTTCACTACGTAGAAGCCCTTACAATAGTTGACGAAGATGCCCTTATCTCCCAGCTAGAGGAGGTCCTAAGGCTAGTAGACGAGGTAAAGGCGCGGAGAATAGTAATAGATAGCATAACAGCAATGCTCCAGATAGTACGAGATAAAGCAAAAATACGAGAATTGTTGCAGAACTTCTTCGTAAACGGACTCAAACCTCTGGGCGTGACCTCGATTCTCATAGCTGAGCATCCCTATGGAGCACGGGTAGTAGGCTACGGTATAGAGGAGTTCATCGTTGATGCTGTGTTCATACTCCGGTTCCAGATAGAGCAAGGCAAGCTGCAGCGCATCCTAGAGCTGCGTAAGGCCCGCTGGGCTCCGATACACCAGGCCGAGCTACCCTTCTACATGAGGCCCGGGGTGGTAATCGAGATCAGCCTCCCCGAAGAACCAGAGGAGGTACCTCCATTTGACATAACGAAAACGTATGATCTCTGTAAGCTGCTAGGCTCGCTACGTGTCAACGATAGGTACCTTATACGGATTACTGCTCCCGGCTCCGAGCAGGAGACCCAGGCAGCATTACGCGCCATATGCCGTGTGTTATCAATTCCTCGTGGTGCCCAAGTACTAATAGGCTTGTCAACTACTGTTAATAGTAGACTTGTAACTTCTATGCTAGCAACATCGTTTATAATGAGCGAACCAATTAGTGTATTGGTGATAAGTTTCAAATCAAGCCCCCAAGCGATTTCCAATATGGCGCGCTGTATGCTCGATATGAGTTCTAAGGGGAGAAATACGGCAAGCAAGCTTCGCCAGCTTCATGTCATTTCATTGAACCCTAGCGCATACACTGTAAATGAGCTAAATGATATAATGCATTTAGCTATGGAAAAAATACGTCCCGAAATAGCTATATTTGAAGGACTAGAAATACTCAAGGCAATGGTTGAAGAGAGGGAGCTTTTGTTCAACCTTTACAACATGCTACTCCGCAATAAGAGGAACGGTATAACAGGGTTCTATCTCTACTCCCTACCAATGCGTTCAGCAATGTCTGAACTCGATCTTGCAGCAATGTTCGATATGGGTATGTATCTAGAAACGAGTCCAGGGCGTTTATCGGACTACTACAATGAAAAACGATACTCCGGCTTAACGTTAGACATGGGTGTAGAGGTATATCACCAGCTGGCCCATATACACTTTAACATGTCGGTTGATACGCAAAAGCTTGCAGAACTCCACTGCATCGGCTAG